From the genome of Spirosomataceae bacterium TFI 002, one region includes:
- a CDS encoding 4Fe-4S dicluster domain-containing protein has translation MAIYITDECINCGACEPECPNTAIYEGGINWTWAGGTALTEVDFGDGTVIDGKDEQEPISDEFYYIVSDKCTECMGFHEEPQCAAVCPVDCCLPDPERVEDEETLLAKKAWLHAE, from the coding sequence ATGGCAATTTATATAACAGACGAATGTATCAACTGCGGAGCATGTGAGCCGGAGTGTCCCAATACAGCAATCTACGAAGGTGGAATCAATTGGACTTGGGCAGGTGGAACAGCTTTAACAGAAGTTGATTTTGGTGATGGTACAGTGATAGATGGAAAAGATGAGCAAGAACCCATTTCTGATGAGTTCTACTACATCGTAAGTGACAAGTGTACTGAATGCATGGGCTTCCATGAAGAGCCACAATGTGCGGCGGTATGTCCGGTAGACTGTTGTTTGCCAGATCCAGAAAGAGTAGAAGATGAAGAAACGCTTCTAGCCAAGAAAGCTTGGTTACATGCGGAGTAA
- a CDS encoding Acyl-CoA reductase (LuxC), with the protein MQIASKILTFNKLGSFILDKKNDDELQNWFAQARNINGWFTEDNCRLSINSIANQFLQKDKLEEFVAKYEIQDVENPKKVGVIAAGNIPFVGFHDLLCIVLSGHIALVKLSRDDTPLMLNIIHKLYELDDTFKQYIIIADRLNEADAFIATGSDNSSRYFEYYFKNKPSIIRKNRTSIAVLNGNESGLDLRNLGNDIFRYFGLGCRNISKVFVPKGYTFDFLYENIAYWNTIQLHHKYNNNYDYNKSIYLVNRVEHLDNGFLLLKQDEGLVSPLSVLFFEYYDSLEQISNTISKQKDKLQCIVSNENFGANSLGFGESQHPSMFDYADGVDTMAFLKGL; encoded by the coding sequence ATGCAAATTGCGAGCAAAATATTAACATTCAACAAGCTTGGTTCCTTCATTTTGGACAAAAAAAATGATGATGAACTCCAAAACTGGTTTGCACAAGCTCGAAATATCAACGGATGGTTCACCGAAGATAACTGTAGACTCTCCATAAATTCAATTGCAAATCAATTTCTGCAAAAAGATAAACTTGAGGAATTCGTTGCCAAATACGAGATTCAAGATGTAGAGAATCCCAAAAAAGTTGGGGTAATAGCTGCTGGAAATATTCCATTTGTTGGTTTTCATGACCTTCTGTGTATCGTCCTTAGTGGACACATTGCATTGGTAAAACTAAGCAGAGATGACACTCCATTAATGTTAAATATTATCCATAAACTATATGAACTGGATGATACTTTCAAGCAATATATTATAATCGCAGACAGGCTAAATGAAGCAGATGCTTTTATCGCCACCGGTAGCGATAACTCATCAAGGTACTTTGAGTATTATTTCAAAAACAAGCCTAGCATAATTCGTAAAAACAGGACTTCAATAGCTGTTTTGAATGGTAATGAAAGTGGGTTGGATCTTAGGAATTTAGGAAATGACATTTTTAGGTATTTCGGCCTTGGTTGTCGTAATATCTCTAAAGTTTTTGTCCCAAAAGGCTATACTTTCGACTTCCTATACGAAAATATAGCGTACTGGAATACCATTCAGCTTCATCACAAATACAATAACAATTACGACTACAACAAGTCTATTTATCTTGTGAATCGCGTAGAGCACCTAGACAATGGTTTTTTACTCTTAAAACAAGATGAAGGATTAGTAAGTCCGCTGAGCGTTCTGTTTTTTGAATATTACGATAGTCTTGAACAGATTAGCAATACGATAAGTAAGCAAAAAGACAAACTCCAGTGCATTGTCTCAAATGAGAATTTCGGTGCTAACTCTCTAGGCTTTGGTGAAAGTCAACATCCTTCCATGTTTGATTATGCAGATGGTGTGGATACCATGGCGTTTTTGAAAGGATTGTAA
- a CDS encoding inorganic pyrophosphatase — MTYDPHNPWHKVNIGENAPDIVNGIVEIPQNTRAKYELDKESGLLKMDRVIFSSMYYPANYGFIPQTYCDDKDPLDILILSQITLVPLCLVSAKVIGVMRMVDQGELDDKIIAVAEHDMSVNHYNDISELPPHFIKEMKNFFEDYKKLENKTVEVEEFQDASVAKQIIQQSIVDYKKLMGK, encoded by the coding sequence ATGACATACGATCCTCATAATCCTTGGCACAAAGTAAATATTGGCGAAAACGCACCTGATATTGTAAATGGAATAGTTGAAATTCCTCAAAACACTAGGGCTAAATATGAACTAGACAAGGAGTCTGGACTACTTAAAATGGATAGAGTAATTTTCTCATCCATGTATTATCCTGCTAATTATGGTTTCATACCACAAACCTATTGTGACGACAAAGATCCATTAGATATATTGATTTTATCTCAAATCACCCTAGTACCTCTTTGTTTGGTAAGTGCCAAAGTAATAGGTGTAATGAGAATGGTAGATCAAGGCGAACTTGATGACAAGATCATCGCTGTTGCGGAACATGATATGAGTGTGAATCACTATAATGATATTTCGGAGTTACCTCCACATTTTATCAAGGAAATGAAAAACTTCTTTGAAGATTATAAAAAACTGGAAAACAAGACGGTAGAAGTTGAAGAATTTCAAGATGCCTCAGTTGCAAAACAAATTATCCAACAAAGTATTGTAGACTATAAGAAATTGATGGGGAAATAA
- a CDS encoding RNA polymerase sigma-70 factor, ECF subfamily produces the protein MIAKRPGKTNLTRDVLDVNKTDSETKLISDEYFIVKSFKESPKKGFDLLFRKYYTNLCNHAIRFVYSREVAEDIVAEVFANIWQNKVYENITTSFRSYLYTSVRYRAYSIVKLEITRGSKTENNENDFARSNSSVVLQPDQIMHFHELTKRLDLAIQQLPPQARKAFQLNRLEGKKYAEVAEEMEITLSAVERLISRALARIRKELNSEWIFSISLLINFI, from the coding sequence ATGATAGCGAAAAGGCCTGGTAAAACTAATCTAACTCGAGATGTATTGGACGTTAATAAAACTGATTCAGAAACTAAACTAATTTCTGATGAATACTTTATTGTAAAGTCTTTCAAAGAGTCTCCTAAGAAAGGTTTTGACTTACTTTTTCGCAAGTATTATACTAATCTATGTAATCACGCAATACGCTTCGTATACTCCAGAGAGGTCGCTGAAGATATTGTAGCTGAAGTCTTCGCAAATATTTGGCAAAATAAGGTTTACGAAAACATCACAACATCTTTTCGCTCCTACTTGTATACGTCGGTAAGGTATAGGGCTTATAGCATTGTAAAGCTTGAAATTACACGTGGATCAAAAACAGAAAACAACGAAAATGATTTTGCTCGCTCCAATAGCTCAGTTGTTTTGCAGCCAGACCAAATAATGCATTTTCATGAGCTTACTAAAAGGTTGGACTTGGCAATTCAGCAGTTACCTCCACAGGCTAGAAAAGCATTTCAACTCAACAGACTTGAAGGCAAAAAATACGCTGAAGTTGCTGAAGAAATGGAAATTACTCTTAGTGCTGTAGAACGATTAATAAGCAGAGCACTAGCACGCATTAGAAAAGAGCTCAATTCGGAGTGGATTTTTAGTATCTCATTGCTAATCAACTTCATCTAA